One genomic region from Lynx canadensis isolate LIC74 chromosome E1, mLynCan4.pri.v2, whole genome shotgun sequence encodes:
- the LOC115501473 gene encoding intercellular adhesion molecule 5, protein MEMLLFCVWALLALNPGPGAAEEIFEVSIWPDQALVKLGQSLMINCSTTCPDPGPGGIETYLKKTQVDKGPQWKEFLLEDVTENSVLQCFFSCAGIQKDTSLDITVYQPPEQVILELQPAWVAMDEAFTVKCHVPSVAPLENLTLTLLQGNQELHRKDFMNLAVASQRAEITIKVKAQREDDRCNFSCRAELDLSSHGGGLFHSSSAIKVLRIFEFSESPQIWVSSLLEIGMAEAVSCELARVFPAREVMFHMFLGDQELSLFVSWKGDTAWANATVRAMETGDQELSCLVSLGPMEQKTREPVHVYSFPPPILEIEELYPLAGTDINVTCLGHVLTSPSPTLRLKGAPDLPAPGEPAWLLLTTREEDNGRNFSCEASLEVQGQRLSKTTAVQLHVLYKPRLEESDCPGNQTWVKGTEQLLACVPKGNPAPTLVCTWNGVIFNFEVPRKATQNHTGTYCCTASNQLGSVSKDIAVIVRGLDEGISSTIFVIIIVALGVGVITIALYLNYRPCKIERRKLPYRQKEKNKEEESQFAVQQAEKCNAHNC, encoded by the exons ATGGAAATGCTACTGTTTTGTGTCTGGGCCCTGCTGGCTTTGAACCCTGGCCCAG GAGCAGCTGAAGAGATATTTGAGGTTTCCATTTGGCCAGATCAGGCCCTGGTAAAGCTTGGACAGTCCCTAATGATCAACTGCAGCACTACCTGTCCAGACCCAGGACCCGGTGGAATTGAGACTTACTTAAAGAAAACCCAGGTGGACAAAGGACCTCAGTGGAAGGAGTTTCTTCTGGAGGATGTCACAGAGAATTCTGTTCTGCAGTGCTTCTTCTCTTGTGCAGGGATCCAAAAGGACACAAGCCTTGACATCACTGTGTATC AGCCACCCGAGCAGGTGATCCTGGAGCTGCAGCCTGCATGGGTAGCCATGGATGAAGCCTTCACAGTGAAGTGCCATGTGCCCAGTGTAGCACCCCTGGAGAACCTCACCCTTACCCTTCTCCAGGGTAACCAGGAACTACACAGAAAGGACTTTATGAACTTGGCTGTGGCCTCCCAAAGAGCTGAGATCACCATCAAGGTCAAAGCCCAAAGGGAAGATGATAGGTGCAATTTCTCCTGCCGTGCAGAACTGGACTTGAGTTCACATGGTGGAGGGCTCTTTCACAGTAGCTCAGCCATCAAGGTACTCCGGATCTTTG AATTCTCTGAGAGTCCCCAAATCTGGGTCTCCTCACTTTTGGAGATTGGGATGGCAGAGGCTGTGAGCTGCGAGTTGGCTAGGGTGTTCCCCGCCAGAGAGGTAATGTTCCACATGTTCCTGGGAGACCAAGAGCTGAGCCTGTTTGTCTCCtggaagggagacacagcatgggcCAATGCCACAGTCCGGGCCATGGAGACTGGTGATCAGGAGCTGTCTTGCCTTGTATCTCTGGGtccaatggaacagaaaacaagAGAGCCAGTGCATGTCTATA gCTTCCCTCCACCAATCCTAGAGATAGAAGAATTATACCCATTGGCAGGGACAGACATTAATGTGACCTGTTTGGGGCATGTGTTAACATCACCCAGCCCTACTCTTCGGCTTAAGGGAGCCCCAGATCTCCCTGCCCCTGGGGAACCTGCCTGGCTTTTACTTACCACCAGGGAGGAAGATAACGGCCGAAATTTCTCCTGTGAGGCCTCTTTGGAGGTTCAGGGTCAGCGGTTGAGCAAAACCACTGCGGTCCAGCTCCATGTCTTAT ACAAGCCCCGGTTAGAGGAATCTGACTGCCCTGGCAACCAGACGTGGGTGAAAGGGACAGAGCAGCTGCTTGCCTGCGTCCCAAAGGGAAACCCAGCTCCAACCTTGGTGTGTACCTGGAATGGAGTGATATTCAACTTTGAAGTGCCACGGAAAGCAACCCAGAACCACACAGGAACCTACTGCTGCACAGCCTCTAACCAACTGGGCTCTGTCAGCAAAGACATTGCTGTCATCGTTCGAG GACTGGATGAAGGAATCAGCTCCACCATCTTTGTCATCATTATTGTCGCTCTTGGAGTGGGTGTAATCACCATAGCACTGTATTTGAACTACCGGCCTTGCAAAATAGAGAGGCGGAAATTGCCCtataggcagaaagagaagaacaaagaggagGAAAGCCAGTTTGCTGTTCAGCAAGCAGAAAAATGCAATGCACATAATTGTTAA
- the LOC115501012 gene encoding somatotropin: MFSVPGGGRGRADGKQRPLAVWAPASPSGSLSVGPRNSVLLAFALLCLPWPQEVGAFPAMPLSSLFANAVLRAQHLHQLAADTYKEFERAYIPEGQRYSIQNAQAAFCFSETIPAPTGKDEAQQRSDVELLRFSLLLIQSWLGPVQFLSRVFTNSLVFGTSDRVYEKLKDLEEGIQALMRELEDGSPRAGQILKQTYDKFDTNLRSDDALLKNYGLLSCFKKDLHKAETYLRVMKCRRFVESSCAF, translated from the exons ATGTTCTCCGtccctggtggggggaggggaagggctgaCGGGAAACAGAGGCCTCTTGCTGTCTGGGCCCCGGCCTCGCCCTCCGGGTCCCTCTCTGTAGGCCCTCGGAACTCTGTGCTCCTGGCGTTTGCCCTGCTCTGCCTGCCCTGGCCCCAGGAGGTGGGCGCCTTCCCAGCCATGCCCTTGTCCAGTCTGTTTGCCAACGCCGTGCTCCGGGCCCAGCACCTGCACCAGCTGGCCGCTGACACCTACAAAGAGTTT GAGCGGGCGTACATCCCGGAGGGACAGAGGTATTCCATCCAGAACGCGCAGGCTGCCTTCTGCTTCTCGGAGACCATCCCGGCCCCCACGGGCAAGGACGAGGCCCAGCAGAGATCC GACGTAGAGCTGCTCCGCTTCTCCCTGCTGCTCATCCAGTCGTGGCTCGGACCCGTGCAATTCCTCAGCAGGGTCTTCACCAACAGCCTGGTGTTCGGCACCTCGGACCGGGTCTACGAGAAGCTCAAGGACCTGGAGGAAGGCATCCAAGCCCTGATGCGG GAGCTGGAAGATGGCAGCCCCCGGGCCGGGCAGATCCTGAAGCAAACCTACGACAAGTTTGACACAAACTTGCGCAGTGACGACGCGCTGCTCAAGAACTATGGGCTCCTGTCCTGCTTCAAGAAGGACCTGCACAAGGCTGAGACGTACCTGCGGGTCATGAAGTGTCGCCGCTTCGTGGAAAGCAGCTGTGCCTTCTAG